One Streptococcus gallolyticus subsp. gallolyticus DSM 16831 DNA window includes the following coding sequences:
- a CDS encoding uracil-xanthine permease family protein codes for MENVKYDVHDMPKPGMLFGLSFQHLFAMFGSTVLVPILVGIDPAIALFSSGLGTLAHLTVTKYKIPAYMGSSFAYIATMQMLMKTDGIAAVAQGAIAGGLVYLIVALIVKFAGNAWIDKVLPPIVVGPIIIVIGLSLATTAVDDVMLKNGEYNFTYLLIGMVTLLAVILFNMYGKKIIGVIPILLGLIVGYIFALIVGAVTGQTIVDLSDVAKSAWFQVPSFDILFVDYHFKLYPSAILTMAPIAFVTMTEHFGHVMVLNSLTGRDFFKDPGLDRTLTGDGIAQIIAGFFGAPPVTSYGENIGVMALNKIYSVYVIAGAAVIAVVMSFIGKISALLSSIPTPVIGGISIALFGVIASSGLKILVENKIDFDNKKNLLIASVILVSGIGGLTLQVAGLQITGVAFSTLLGIILYQILPEKD; via the coding sequence GTGGAAAACGTAAAATATGATGTGCATGATATGCCTAAACCAGGGATGTTGTTTGGACTATCATTCCAACATTTATTTGCCATGTTTGGCTCAACGGTTTTGGTTCCAATTCTAGTTGGTATTGACCCAGCAATCGCCCTTTTCTCAAGTGGTTTGGGAACATTGGCACATTTGACAGTAACCAAATATAAAATCCCAGCTTACATGGGGTCAAGTTTTGCTTACATTGCAACCATGCAAATGCTAATGAAAACCGATGGTATTGCGGCAGTAGCACAAGGGGCAATCGCAGGTGGTCTAGTTTACTTAATCGTTGCCTTGATTGTCAAATTTGCTGGAAATGCTTGGATTGATAAAGTTCTTCCACCAATCGTGGTTGGTCCAATTATTATTGTTATTGGACTTAGTCTTGCAACAACAGCTGTTGATGATGTCATGTTGAAAAATGGCGAATATAATTTCACATACCTGTTGATTGGTATGGTAACGCTCCTTGCTGTTATTCTATTTAATATGTATGGCAAGAAAATTATTGGTGTTATCCCAATCCTTCTTGGTTTGATTGTTGGTTATATTTTCGCTTTGATTGTTGGCGCAGTAACAGGTCAAACAATTGTTGACTTATCAGATGTTGCTAAATCAGCTTGGTTCCAAGTTCCAAGTTTTGATATTCTTTTCGTGGATTATCACTTCAAACTTTATCCAAGCGCGATTTTGACAATGGCACCAATTGCTTTTGTTACTATGACTGAACATTTTGGTCACGTTATGGTGCTTAATAGTTTGACAGGACGTGACTTCTTTAAAGACCCAGGGCTTGACCGTACCCTTACAGGTGACGGTATTGCACAAATTATCGCTGGTTTCTTTGGTGCTCCACCAGTAACATCTTACGGTGAAAACATTGGTGTTATGGCACTTAATAAGATTTACTCAGTTTATGTTATTGCTGGGGCAGCTGTGATTGCAGTAGTGATGAGCTTTATCGGAAAAATTTCAGCTTTGCTTTCTTCAATCCCTACACCAGTTATCGGTGGGATTTCAATTGCCCTCTTTGGTGTTATCGCCTCAAGTGGTCTTAAAATCTTAGTTGAAAATAAAATTGATTTTGATAATAAGAAAAATCTTTTGATTGCAAGTGTTATCTTGGTATCTGGTATTGGTGGCTTAACATTGCAAGTTGCTGGTTTACAAATTACAGGTGTCGCATTCTCAACACTTTTAGGTATCATTTTGTATCAAATTCTTCCAGAAAAGGATTAA
- the pyrR gene encoding bifunctional pyr operon transcriptional regulator/uracil phosphoribosyltransferase PyrR, with translation MKTKEIVDDVTMKRAITRITYEIIERNKNLDNIVLAGIKTRGVFIARRIQDRLKQLEGIDIPIGELDTKPFRDDMKVEEDTTDMPVDITGKDVILVDDVLYTGRTIRAAIDNLVSLGRPARVSLAVLVDRGHRELPIRADYVGKNIPTSAVEEIIVEVIEVDGKDRVSIVDPS, from the coding sequence ATGAAAACAAAAGAAATTGTTGATGACGTAACAATGAAACGTGCGATTACACGTATCACTTATGAGATTATCGAGCGTAATAAAAATCTTGATAATATTGTTCTCGCAGGAATTAAGACACGCGGTGTTTTTATCGCTCGCCGCATTCAAGATCGCTTGAAACAATTGGAAGGAATTGATATTCCAATTGGCGAACTCGATACCAAACCTTTCCGTGATGATATGAAAGTCGAAGAAGATACAACTGATATGCCAGTTGATATTACTGGAAAAGACGTGATTTTGGTTGATGATGTTCTTTATACAGGACGTACAATCCGTGCAGCAATTGATAACTTGGTAAGTCTTGGACGTCCAGCGCGTGTTAGCCTTGCTGTACTTGTTGACCGTGGTCACCGTGAACTCCCAATTCGTGCTGATTATGTTGGTAAAAACATTCCAACAAGTGCTGTGGAAGAAATTATTGTTGAAGTGATTGAAGTAGATGGAAAAGATCGCGTCAGCATTGTTGATCCAAGCTAA
- a CDS encoding RluA family pseudouridine synthase, whose translation MELIIKEAGVRLDKALADLTELSRSQANDEIKKGTVLVNGKAVKAKYAVKVGDVVTYEVPKEEVLEYTAENIPLDIIYEDDDVAVVNKPQGMVVHPSVGHTSGTLVNALMYHIKDLSSINGVIRPGIVHRIDKDTSGLLMIAKNDKAHNALAAELKDKKSLRKYVAIVHGNIPNDRGVIEAPIGRSEKDRKKQAVTAKGKPAVTHFKVLERFGNYTLVELTLETGRTHQIRVHMAYIGHPVAGDPLYGPRKTLKGDGQFLHAQTLGFTHPTTGETLTFTAEAPAIFKETLENLRNGKA comes from the coding sequence ATGGAGTTAATCATTAAGGAAGCTGGTGTTCGTTTAGACAAGGCGCTAGCAGATTTGACAGAATTGTCACGTAGCCAAGCTAACGATGAAATCAAAAAAGGAACAGTTTTGGTCAATGGCAAAGCTGTTAAAGCGAAATATGCTGTCAAAGTTGGTGATGTTGTCACTTACGAAGTGCCAAAAGAAGAAGTGCTAGAATATACAGCTGAAAATATTCCACTTGATATTATTTACGAAGATGATGACGTTGCTGTGGTCAATAAACCACAAGGAATGGTGGTTCATCCGTCAGTTGGTCATACGTCTGGAACATTAGTGAATGCCTTGATGTACCACATTAAAGATTTATCTTCGATTAACGGTGTGATTCGACCAGGAATTGTGCATCGTATTGATAAAGACACTTCAGGTTTGTTGATGATTGCTAAAAATGATAAAGCTCACAACGCACTTGCAGCAGAATTGAAAGATAAAAAATCACTTCGTAAATACGTTGCAATTGTTCATGGTAATATTCCAAATGACCGTGGTGTCATTGAAGCGCCAATTGGACGTTCAGAAAAAGACCGTAAAAAACAAGCTGTGACAGCAAAAGGCAAACCCGCTGTAACTCACTTTAAGGTTTTGGAACGTTTTGGGAATTATACGTTGGTTGAGTTGACTTTGGAAACAGGGCGTACGCACCAAATTCGTGTGCATATGGCGTATATTGGTCATCCTGTTGCTGGTGATCCGCTTTATGGACCACGTAAGACATTAAAAGGCGATGGTCAGTTTTTACATGCACAAACACTTGGTTTTACTCATCCAACAACAGGTGAAACATTGACTTTCACGGCAGAAGCGCCAGCTATTTTTAAAGAGACATTGGAAAATCTAAGAAATGGCAAAGCTTAA
- the lspA gene encoding signal peptidase II has protein sequence MKTLRKVYFPLAAVVLIVLDQLSKLWIVNHITLDTIQECLPGIFSLTYLRNYGAAFSILQNQQWLFAVITFAVVGAACYYFVKNINGQFWFLLGLILIISGGLGNFIDRVRLGYVVDMIHLDFMNFAVFNMADSYLTVGVVILFIALWKEEENGVNH, from the coding sequence ATGAAGACATTAAGAAAAGTTTATTTTCCGCTTGCTGCTGTGGTTTTGATTGTTTTAGACCAGTTAAGTAAGCTATGGATTGTTAATCACATCACTTTGGACACCATTCAAGAGTGTTTGCCAGGTATTTTTAGCTTAACTTACTTGCGTAATTATGGCGCTGCTTTTTCGATTTTACAAAATCAACAATGGCTATTTGCGGTTATTACGTTTGCGGTCGTTGGGGCTGCTTGCTATTATTTTGTTAAAAATATCAATGGTCAGTTTTGGTTTTTACTTGGTTTAATCCTCATTATCTCAGGCGGTTTAGGAAATTTTATTGACCGTGTGCGCCTTGGTTATGTTGTTGATATGATTCATTTAGATTTTATGAATTTTGCGGTGTTTAACATGGCGGATTCTTATTTAACAGTTGGGGTTGTGATACTATTTATTGCCCTTTGGAAAGAGGAGGAGAATGGAGTTAATCATTAA
- a CDS encoding LysR family transcriptional regulator, which translates to MNIQQLRYVVAIANSGTFREAASKLFVSQPSLSVAIRDLEGELGFQIFTRTTTGAVLTSHGMTFYEKALEVVKSFDSFERQFSQAAADSDEFSIASQHYDFLPPLITAFSQAHPEHKDFRIFESTTIQILDEIAQGDSEIGIIYLNNQNRKGLLQRMEKLGLEFVELIPFQTHIYLAKEHPLAKKDSLVMADLLGFPTVRFTQEKDEYLYYSENFVDTTDSSRIFNVTDRATLNGILERTDAYATGSGFLDSRSVNGITVIPLEDDLDNKMVYIKRRDKNLSACALKFIAVMKDYFAKFSPKVTK; encoded by the coding sequence ATGAACATACAACAATTGCGTTATGTCGTGGCGATTGCCAATAGTGGTACATTTCGTGAGGCGGCTTCTAAACTTTTTGTAAGCCAACCCAGTTTATCAGTAGCAATTAGAGATTTGGAAGGCGAACTTGGCTTTCAAATCTTTACTCGAACAACAACTGGAGCGGTTTTGACAAGCCATGGGATGACTTTTTATGAGAAAGCTCTTGAGGTTGTGAAAAGTTTTGATTCCTTTGAAAGACAATTTTCACAAGCAGCAGCGGATTCAGATGAATTTTCAATTGCCAGTCAGCACTATGATTTTTTGCCACCGTTAATTACTGCTTTTTCACAAGCTCACCCAGAACATAAAGATTTTCGTATTTTTGAATCAACGACGATTCAAATTTTAGATGAAATTGCTCAAGGCGATAGTGAGATAGGGATTATCTATTTAAATAATCAAAATCGTAAAGGGCTTTTGCAGCGTATGGAAAAGCTTGGCTTAGAATTTGTTGAGTTAATTCCATTTCAAACCCATATTTATCTTGCTAAAGAGCATCCTTTAGCGAAAAAAGATAGCTTGGTTATGGCTGATTTGTTAGGATTTCCGACTGTGCGATTTACCCAAGAAAAAGATGAGTACCTTTACTATTCTGAAAATTTTGTGGATACAACGGATAGTTCTCGTATCTTCAATGTTACTGACCGTGCTACTTTGAATGGTATTTTGGAAAGAACGGATGCCTATGCAACAGGCTCTGGTTTCTTAGATAGTCGTAGCGTAAACGGAATTACTGTCATTCCACTTGAAGATGATTTGGATAATAAAATGGTTTACATCAAACGCCGTGATAAGAATTTATCAGCTTGTGCGCTTAAATTTATCGCTGTTATGAAGGATTATTTTGCTAAATTCAGCCCAAAGGTGACTAAATGA
- the rpmA gene encoding 50S ribosomal protein L27, with protein sequence MLKMNLANLQLFAHKKGGGSTSNGRDSQAKRLGAKAADGQTVSGGSILYRQRGTHIYPGVNVGRGGDDTLFAKVEGVVRFERKGRDKKQVSVYPIAK encoded by the coding sequence ATGTTAAAAATGAATCTTGCTAACTTGCAACTTTTCGCCCACAAAAAAGGTGGAGGTTCTACATCAAATGGTCGTGATTCACAAGCTAAACGTCTAGGTGCTAAAGCAGCTGACGGACAAACTGTTTCAGGTGGATCAATCCTTTACCGTCAACGCGGTACTCACATTTACCCAGGTGTAAACGTAGGTCGCGGTGGTGACGATACACTCTTCGCTAAAGTTGAAGGTGTTGTACGTTTCGAACGTAAAGGTCGCGATAAAAAACAAGTTTCTGTTTACCCTATCGCAAAATAA
- a CDS encoding ribosomal-processing cysteine protease Prp: MIQATFIRHKDNLESVELTGHAGSGEYGFDIVCAAVSTLSINLVNSLEALADCNADLAINEIDGGYMKIDISHVTKKTDEKVQLLFESFLLGMTNLAENSQEFVSVQVIAN, translated from the coding sequence ATGATTCAAGCAACTTTTATTCGCCACAAGGATAACTTAGAAAGTGTTGAACTGACTGGTCACGCTGGTAGTGGTGAGTATGGCTTTGATATCGTATGTGCAGCTGTCTCAACTTTATCAATTAACTTGGTTAATTCGTTAGAAGCTTTGGCAGATTGCAACGCTGATTTAGCTATCAATGAGATTGATGGTGGTTATATGAAGATTGATATCTCTCATGTAACTAAAAAGACAGATGAGAAAGTTCAACTTTTATTTGAAAGCTTTCTTTTAGGAATGACAAATTTGGCAGAAAACTCTCAAGAGTTTGTGTCAGTTCAAGTCATTGCAAACTAA
- the rplU gene encoding 50S ribosomal protein L21, giving the protein MSTYAIIKTGGKQVKVEVGQAIYVEKLDVEAGSEVTFNEVVLVGGDKTVVGTPVVEGATVVGTVEKQGKQKKVVTFKYKPKKGSHRKQGHRQPYTKVVINAINA; this is encoded by the coding sequence ATGAGCACATATGCAATCATCAAAACTGGTGGAAAACAAGTTAAAGTTGAAGTAGGTCAAGCTATCTATGTTGAAAAACTTGATGTTGAAGCTGGTTCAGAAGTAACATTTAACGAAGTTGTTCTTGTTGGTGGTGACAAAACTGTTGTTGGTACACCAGTTGTTGAAGGAGCTACTGTTGTTGGTACTGTTGAAAAACAAGGTAAACAAAAGAAAGTTGTTACTTTCAAATACAAACCTAAAAAAGGTAGCCACCGTAAACAAGGTCACCGTCAACCTTACACAAAAGTTGTTATCAACGCTATCAACGCTTAA
- a CDS encoding GNAT family N-acetyltransferase, which yields MGLSRQKVNLFSKSYEDVKKLYLTAFPAVERLPYFPLVLNAYRRLANFYAYYDKDDFVGLVYLLENEEVIYLFFLAVNPNIRSRGYGSAILQDIRNLAGKRSIILAMEPLDKTAENYQQRVKRVVFYERNGFNITDYYYHEGTEVYQVMATDASLNIQVVEKLTKKAVLGLIAISFEKKAE from the coding sequence ATGGGATTAAGTCGTCAAAAAGTTAACCTATTTTCAAAGAGTTATGAAGATGTTAAAAAATTATACCTAACTGCCTTTCCAGCAGTAGAACGGTTACCCTATTTTCCATTAGTTTTGAATGCTTATCGGCGTTTAGCGAATTTTTATGCCTACTATGATAAGGATGACTTTGTTGGTTTAGTGTATTTGTTGGAGAATGAAGAAGTTATCTATCTTTTCTTTCTTGCGGTTAATCCAAATATTCGTTCACGTGGCTATGGCTCTGCCATTTTACAAGACATTAGAAATTTAGCAGGAAAACGTTCGATTATTCTTGCCATGGAACCATTAGATAAAACTGCTGAAAATTATCAGCAACGTGTTAAACGAGTTGTTTTTTATGAAAGAAATGGATTTAACATCACGGATTATTATTATCATGAAGGAACAGAAGTGTATCAAGTCATGGCAACAGATGCCTCGCTTAACATTCAAGTAGTGGAAAAATTAACGAAAAAAGCGGTGCTAGGCTTAATTGCTATCTCATTTGAGAAAAAAGCAGAATGA
- a CDS encoding CapA family protein, producing the protein MFDRIIYKKTTLACLSFLVISLLGSGVYSLAFEKSIANTTQTTEKQAQNKSNTTKTARVMANGDILIHNGLYGSAEQADGSYDFTPFFEYVKSWISSADLAIGDYEGTISPDYPLGGYPLFNAPSEIADAMKDTGYDVVDLAHNHILDSGLLGVINTVETFENLGLSTIGVYKENRDTEDILIKNVNGIKIAILGYSYGYNGMEANVADEDYEKHMSDLDEDKMKSEIQEAEKKADVTIVMPQMGTEYALEPTDEQVTLYHKMIDWGADVVFGGHPHVAEPSETLEKDGDKKFIIYSMGNFISNQRLETVDNIWTERGLLMDITFEKKNNKTTIKTVAAHPTMVWVWSKGVTGSEGFVLSDYRTLVLEDFIEGGKYRDILDSTMQEKVDTAYQEMNELVNLQWD; encoded by the coding sequence ATGTTTGATAGGATTATTTATAAAAAAACAACGCTTGCTTGTTTGAGTTTTTTGGTGATTTCCTTGCTTGGTTCGGGTGTGTATAGTCTAGCTTTTGAAAAATCGATCGCTAATACGACACAAACGACAGAAAAACAAGCACAAAATAAAAGCAATACGACGAAAACAGCGCGTGTCATGGCAAATGGTGATATTCTTATTCACAACGGGCTTTATGGAAGTGCTGAACAAGCTGACGGAAGCTATGATTTCACGCCATTTTTTGAATATGTCAAGAGCTGGATTTCAAGTGCTGACTTGGCTATCGGTGATTACGAAGGAACGATTAGCCCTGATTACCCTTTGGGTGGTTATCCGCTTTTTAATGCACCAAGTGAAATCGCTGACGCTATGAAAGACACGGGGTATGATGTTGTTGATTTAGCGCATAATCACATTTTGGATTCTGGGCTTTTAGGTGTTATCAATACGGTTGAAACCTTTGAAAATCTTGGCTTGTCAACTATCGGTGTTTACAAAGAAAATCGTGATACGGAAGACATTCTCATTAAAAATGTCAACGGCATCAAAATTGCGATTTTGGGTTATTCTTATGGCTATAATGGCATGGAAGCAAATGTGGCAGATGAAGATTATGAAAAACATATGTCAGATTTAGATGAAGATAAAATGAAATCAGAAATTCAAGAAGCTGAAAAGAAAGCTGATGTCACAATTGTCATGCCACAAATGGGAACAGAATACGCTCTTGAACCAACAGACGAACAAGTAACGCTTTATCATAAAATGATTGACTGGGGAGCAGATGTTGTGTTTGGTGGACACCCTCACGTTGCTGAGCCGTCTGAAACGCTTGAAAAAGACGGTGATAAGAAATTTATCATCTATTCAATGGGAAATTTTATCTCTAACCAGCGTTTAGAAACGGTTGATAATATCTGGACAGAACGTGGTCTCTTAATGGACATCACTTTTGAAAAGAAAAATAATAAAACAACAATCAAGACCGTTGCCGCTCATCCGACAATGGTTTGGGTTTGGAGCAAGGGTGTGACGGGATCAGAAGGCTTTGTGCTTTCCGATTATCGAACGCTTGTTTTGGAAGATTTTATTGAAGGTGGAAAGTATCGTGATATTCTTGATTCAACTATGCAAGAAAAAGTGGATACTGCCTACCAAGAAATGAATGAATTGGTGAATTTACAATGGGATTAA